In Alosa sapidissima isolate fAloSap1 chromosome 4, fAloSap1.pri, whole genome shotgun sequence, the following are encoded in one genomic region:
- the si:dkey-7k24.5 gene encoding somatomedin-B and thrombospondin type-1 domain-containing protein, translating to MSPGREGLWALLVLLLVRRGEGGCRSAGLCCPGRDLSCVTQDSRIDGANGDCFCDQACLSTLDCCHDYEFACPAVPCVVSEWTHWSGCAEPCRATVRVRQRTVLQDAQNGAHPCPTLQENAGCAEYHDRQRQCRQTLVPALITTGGYGNARKKRDVLDSGDIAGYCVEFQLTSLTEGCARSVGAHTRWMQYLREGHHVCVECQPPALASGQTHCSGDGENSTEDGNVSLQWQAVGNPRCRGLWKRVRRQESCTCPSVHSFLFI from the exons ATGTCACCTGGCCGTGAAGGTTTGTGGGCACTTCTTGTCCTTCTGCTAGTTCGGCGCGGCGAAGGAGGCTGTAGAAGCGCAGGCCTGTGCTGCCCTGGCCGAGATCTGTCTTGTGTGACTCAGGACAGCAGGATAGACGGGGCCAACGGAGACTGCTTCTGCGACCAAGCCTGTCTGTCTACGCTGGACTGCTGTCATGATTACGAGTTCGCATGTCCAG CCGTTCCGTGTGTCGTGAGTGAATGGACTCACTGGTCGGGTTGTGCGGAGCCATGTCGTGCCACAGTGCGCGTGCGACAGAGAACCGTACTGCAGGACGCTCAGAACGGAGCGCATCCATGCCCGACGCTACAAGAGAACGCAGGCTGCGCTGAGTACCACGACCGACAGCGCCAGTGTCGTCAGACTCTCG TGCCAGCTCTCATTACCACTGGTGGCTATGGCAATGCCAGGAAAAAGAGGGATGTCCTGGACAGTGGGGACATTGCTGG GTACTGTGTTGAATTTCAGCTCACTTCCCTGACTGAGGGCTGTGCGAGAAGCGTTGGTGCTCACACCCGCTGGATGCAGTACCTGCGCGAGGGTCACcacgtgtgtgtggagtgccAACCGCCGGCCCTGGCCTCCGGACAGACACACTGctctggagatggagagaattcCACCGAGGACGG GAACGTGTCTCTGCAGTGGCAAGCAGTGGGCAACCCGAGGTGTAGAGGATTATGGAAACGAGTCCGGAGACAGGAGTCCTGCACCTGCCCCTCTGTACACAGCTTCCTGTTCATTTAG